GCATCCGGCAGGGCGAGGTGGGCCTCCAGATCCCGCCACGCCGCCCCCGCCGCGGCCGGCGAGCCGTCGCCCGTGGCCGGTTCCCAGGTGCACGGCCCCACCAGGTGCACGCGGTCCGGGAGCGCCGTCCAGTCCCGCTCCAGCAGGGGCACGCTGCGCAGCATGAAGAGGTCGCCCAGGAAGCCGTTCTCCTCGGGCGCCGCGCCCATCGGGTCCAGGCGAAAGAGGCGCCGCACCTCGTTGAGCGCGCGGGTCCCCTCGTCGAGGCGCCACTCGCGGCGCGACACCGTCTCGGAGCACACCGCCACCTCGGCCGGCCTGGCGGCGGGCCACAGGTAGGTGAACGAGCCCAGCACGGCGGCCGGTATCCCGGCGCGCTCCCCCGCCACCAGGGCCGAGAGGCAGAGGTGATGGGTGACCAGCGCGTCGGGGTGGTAGCGCGCGATGGCGTACTCCACGTGCTTCACGTCCAGCGCGCAGGAGAGCGGGTCGTACCAGAGGGACGGGTTGAAGCTGTCGCCGTCGCGGTCGCCGCGCGGAATGCGGGGGAGCGCCTCGCCCGCCAGCACCGGCACCGCGCCGAGCCCCGTGGCGAAGGCGGTCTCGTGCCCCCGCCGGCGGAGCTCGTGCGCCAGCCCCACCAGCGGGAAGAGGAATCCAGGGCTGGCGAACGAGCAGAAGAGAAAGCGCATGGGGCTCCGAAAGGTGCGTGAGTTCTCTCGGGCGCGGCATCTCGGTGGCCGCGCCGCCTCGTCAGTTGTTTTCCGACGCCACCACGGGTGCGGGCCTTGCCGCCGCCGCGCGCACCCACCGCACCCCCGCCCGGCTCGCCTTGGTCCCCTGCATCACCGTGCGGCGGCTCAGGTCGTAGATCATGCGGAGCCCCAGCACCACCAGCAGGCTGGCCAGCAAGAAGCTGAGCCCCCGCGCGACGCTCATCTGCGCGCGGTTCCACAGCAGGTCGTGGCCGAACGAGGCCGCCAGCTCCGG
The Longimicrobium sp. DNA segment above includes these coding regions:
- a CDS encoding nucleotide disphospho-sugar-binding domain-containing protein produces the protein MRFLFCSFASPGFLFPLVGLAHELRRRGHETAFATGLGAVPVLAGEALPRIPRGDRDGDSFNPSLWYDPLSCALDVKHVEYAIARYHPDALVTHHLCLSALVAGERAGIPAAVLGSFTYLWPAARPAEVAVCSETVSRREWRLDEGTRALNEVRRLFRLDPMGAAPEENGFLGDLFMLRSVPLLERDWTALPDRVHLVGPCTWEPATGDGSPAAAGAAWRDLEAHLALPDAPIVYLNNGRSFGGPSFWPQFVEGLADAPVQVVGSSGRMDAELGPLPGNFLIRTHIPHGLVMGRARAMAGSSHTAAVLGALMHGLPSVLFPYGVDTLDNAERLVDAGCALAMDVPALTPGAARDAVERVLADAPMRRNCAAACEALRAAHSFAPAAGLVEELALGRAAGEAGFGTVALAGTATQRPRPGRPAAAERVPATR